One Glycine max cultivar Williams 82 chromosome 4, Glycine_max_v4.0, whole genome shotgun sequence DNA segment encodes these proteins:
- the LOC102666587 gene encoding glycine-rich cell wall structural protein 1-like, with protein MVMSAVVVTVAVEVEISMVVAVTTCGGGHDNDSNIDGGDGNNVGDDGDENVSDSNASGVGGGCNKVGGGDHDDNIDGGGGSYASIEGDVGDNGGSNGGSGVGVCGNDSDGDKKKSHCQKWKM; from the exons ATGGTGATGTCAGCAGTAGTGGTGACAGTGGCGGTAGAAGTGGAAATATCGATGGTAGTGGCAGTGACAACATG TGGTGGTGGTCATGACAATGACAGTAACATTGATGGTGGTGACGGTAACAATGTTGGTGATGatggtgatgaaaatgttaGTGATAGTAATGCTAGTGGTGTTGGTGGAGGTTGTAATAAAGTTGGTGGTGGCGACCATGATGATAAcattgatggtggtggtggtagctATGCTAGTATTGAAGGTGATGTCGGTGACAATGGTGGTAGCAATGGTGGTAGCGGTGTTGGTGTTTGTGGTAATGATAGCGATGGTGACAAGAAAAAGTCTCATTGTCAAAAgtggaaaatgtaa
- the WNK3 gene encoding with no lysine kinase, translated as MPPDSSELDLDDPDIEFVEVDPTGRYGRYKEVLGKGAFKKVYRAFDELEGIEVAWNQVKVADLLRNSEDLERLYSEVHLLKTLKHKNIIKFYNSWVDTKNENINFITEIFTSGTLRQYRKKHKHVDLRAVKKWSRQILEGLLYLHSHNPPVIHRDLKCDNIFVNGNQGEVKIGDLGLAAILQQANSAHSVIGTPEFMAPELYEEEYNELVDIYAFGMCLLELVTVEYPYIECTNAAQIYKKVTSGIKPASLAKVADLEVKAFIEKCIADVSERLSAKDLLMDPFLQSDNDNDSVGNSSHIAVEPSREFTVEGNIRNIHFPFDIEADTSISVAGEMVEELELTDQDVTTIARMIDSEIRYHIPSWNFSETPLDINHQDSSCTSETRPETSPMKNDSIASPGSLALEILPSGRRYWSDSPRGVGGNSPSQHFTSILSNETGVNAEEGNLITNGDISANDCVDGTAERECDEIADSPSSEISITSGATSEKSSQKEISRSLKDSETEYINQITTKLENLLVKQREELDELKRKHKLAVSDLLMEIPPEMCQKVLNVCNLQMPDGEMAMLVLH; from the exons ATGCCGCCGGATTCCTCCGAGCTAGACCTCGACGATCCTGACATCGAGTTTGTTGAGGTTGATCCCACGGGTCGCTATGGTCGG TACAAGGAAGTTTTAGGGAAAGGGGCTTTCAAGAAAGT ATATCGAgcgtttgatgagttggaaggGATTGAAGTGGCGTGGAATCAGGTTAAGGTGGCGGATCTGTTGCGTAACTCTGAAGATTTGGAGCGACTTTATTCAGAAGTTCATTTGCTCAAGACTTTGAAGCATaagaatataattaagttttacaATTCATGGGTTGACACCAAGAATGAGAACATCAACTTCATTACTGAAATTTTCACCTCTGGAACGTTGCGCCA ATACCGGAAGAAACATAAGCACGTTGATTTGAGAGCTGTGAAGAAATGGTCTAGGCAGATTTTGGAAGGCCTTTTATATCTTCACAGTCACAATCCACCGGTTATTCACCGAGACCTTAAGTGCGATAACATTTTTGTCAATGGGAATCAAGGGGAGGTGAAAATTGGTGATTTAGGATTGGCGGCTATCCTTCAACAGGCCAATTCAGCTCACAGTGTCATAG GTACCCCTGAGTTCATGGCCCCAGAACTTTATGAAGAGGAATACAATGAGCTTGTTGACATCTATGCTTTTGGCATGTGCTTGCTAGAGTTGGTAACTGTTGAGTACCCATATATTGAATGTACCAATGCTGCTCAAATATACAAGAAAGTGACATCT GGAATAAAGCCAGCGTCATTGGCAAAGGTGGCGGATCTTGAAGTTAAAGCATTTATTGAAAAGTGTATTGCTGATGTATCGGAACGGTTGTCTGCAAAAGACCTCCTGATGGATCCCTTCCTTCAGTcagataatgataatgatagtgTAG GAAATAGTTCTCATATAGCTGTTGAGCCAAGTAGGGAATTCACGGTGGAAG GTAATATTCGCAATATCCACTTTCCTTTTGATATTGAAGCAGACACATCAATCTCTGTTGCTGGTGAAATGGTTGAGGAGTTGGAACTCACTGATCAAGATGTTACAACTATTGCTAGGATGATTGATTCTGAAATTCGATATCACATTCCTAGTTGGAATTTCAGTGAAACTCCTCTTGACATTAACCATCAAGATTCAAGCTGTACCTCTGAAACTAGGCCAGAGACCTCTCCTATGAAAAATGATTCCATTGCTTCTCCTGGCAGTCTTGCATTAGAAATATTACCTTCAGGTCGTAGGTACTGGTCAGATTCACCAAGGGGAGTTGGAGGAAACTCTCCATCTCAACATTTTACTTCAATCTTGTCTAATGAAACAGGTGTGAATGCTGAGGAAGGCAACCTGATTACAAATGGTGATATTTCAGCTAATGATTGTGTTGATGGTACTGCTGAGCGGGAATGTGATGAGATTGCTGATTCCCCTTCCAGTGAGATAAGTATTACATCGGGAGCAACTAGTGAAAAATCTTCTCAGAAAGAAATATCTCGAAGTCTAAAAGATTCTGAAACGGAATACATCAATCAAATAACAACTAAATTGGAGAATTTGTTGGTTAAACAAAGAGAGGAGTTAGATGAACTAAAGAGGAAGCACAAATTAGCTGTCTCAGATCTTTTGATGGAAATTCCTCCAGAAATGTGCCAGAAGGTCCTAAACGTATGCAACCTGCAGATGCCTGACGGTGAAATGGCGATGCTTGTCCTTCATTAA
- the LOC100805960 gene encoding elongation factor Tu, chloroplastic-like, protein MAVSSASASSKLILFPHASSSSLISTPFRSSTNTHKLSPLSSSFLHPTTVLRRTPSSTTTTTSPRRPLTVRAARGKFERKKPHVNIGTIGHVDHGKTTLTAALTMALAALGNSAPKKYDEIDAAPEERARGITINTATVEYETENRHYAHVDCPGHADYVKNMITGAAQMDGAILVVSGADGPMPQTKEHILLAKQVGVPNMVVFLNKQDQVDDEELLQLVELEVRDLLTSYEFPGDDTPIVSGSALLALEALMANPAIKRGDNEWVDKIYKLMDEVDDYIPIPQRQTDLPFLLAVEDVFSITGRGTVATGRVERGTVKVGETVDLVGLRETRNTTVTGVEMFQKILDEALAGDNVGLLLRGVQKTDIQRGMVLAKPGTITPHTKFSAIVYVLKKEEGGRHSPFFAGYRPQFYMRTTDVTGKVTAITNDRDEESQMVMPGDRVKMVVELIVPVACEQGMRFAIREGGKTVGAGVIQSIIE, encoded by the exons ATGGCAGTTTCTTCTGCATCTGCTTCCTCCAAACTTATACTATTCCCCCATGCTTCATCTTCTTCCCTTATCTCCACACCCTTCCGTTCCTCCACCAACACCCACAAACTATCCCCTCTCTCCTCCTCCTTCCTCCACCCCACCACCGTCCTCCGCCGCACCCCCTCCTCCACCACTACCACCACCTCCCCGCGCCGCCCCCTCACCGTCCGCGCCGCCCGCGGCAAGTTCGAGCGCAAGAAGCCCCACGTGAACATCGGCACCATCGGCCACGTGGACCACGGCAAGACCACCCTGACCGCCGCCCTCACCATGGCCCTTGCCGCCCTCGGCAACAGCGCCCCGAAGAAGTACGACGAGATCGACGCCGCCCCGGAGGAACGCGCCCGCGGCATCACCATCAACACCGCCACCGTCGAGTACGAGACCGAGAACCGCCACTACGCCCACGTGGACTGCCCCGGCCACGCCGACTACGTCAAGAACATGATCACCGGCGCCGCCCAGATGGACGGCGCCATCCTTGTCGTCTCCGGCGCCGACGGCCCCATGCCCCAAACCAAAGAACACATCCTCTTAGCCAAGCAAGTCGGTGTCCCCAACATGGTCGTCTTCCTCAACAAGCAAGACCAAGTCGACGACGAAGAGCTTCTCCAACTAGTCGAACTCGAAGTTCGCGACCTTCTTACCTCCTACGAATTCCCCGGTGACGATACCCCCATCGTCTCCGGCTCCGCACTCTTAGCCCTAGAAGCCCTTATGGCGAACCCTGCCATCAAACGCGGCGACAACGAGTGGGTCGACAAAATCTACAAACTCATGGACGAAGTCGACGACTACATTCCCATCCCCCAGCGCCAGACCGACCTCCCATTCCTCCTCGCCGTCGAAGACGTTTTCTCCATCACCGGCCGTGGGACCGTCGCCACCGGCCGCGTAGAGCGTGGCACCGTCAAAGTAGGGGAAACTGTTGACCTTGTAG GATTGAGAGAGACAAGAAACACAACGGTCACAGGTGTGGAAATGTTCCAGAAGATTCTAGACGAAGCCCTCGCCGGGGACAACGTGGGGCTGTTGCTGAGAGGGGTTCAAAAGACGGACATCCAGAGAGGGATGGTGTTGGCGAAGCCTGGCACGATTACGCCGCACACCAAGTTCTCAGCGATTGTGTATGttttgaagaaggaagaaggtGGGAGACATTCACCTTTCTTTGCAGGGTATAGGCCTCAGTTTTACATGAGGACCACCGATGTGACTGGGAAGGTTACGGCTATCACCAACGATAGGGATGAAGAGTCGCAGATGGTGATGCCCGGTGACCGTGTGAAGATGGTGGTGGAGCTCATTGTGCCTGTGGCTTGCGAACAGGGAATGAGGTTTGCTATTAGGGAAGGTGGCAAGACCGTTGGTGCAGGTGTTATCCAATCCATCATTGAGTGA
- the WNK3 gene encoding with no lysine kinase isoform X1, giving the protein MPPDSSELDLDDPDIEFVEVDPTGRYGRYKEVLGKGAFKKVYRAFDELEGIEVAWNQVKVADLLRNSEDLERLYSEVHLLKTLKHKNIIKFYNSWVDTKNENINFITEIFTSGTLRQYRKKHKHVDLRAVKKWSRQILEGLLYLHSHNPPVIHRDLKCDNIFVNGNQGEVKIGDLGLAAILQQANSAHSVIGTPEFMAPELYEEEYNELVDIYAFGMCLLELVTVEYPYIECTNAAQIYKKVTSGIKPASLAKVADLEVKAFIEKCIADVSERLSAKDLLMDPFLQSDNDNDSVGQSSRSQTHHSGNSSHIAVEPSREFTVEGQRRDNHTIFLKLRIADSSGNIRNIHFPFDIEADTSISVAGEMVEELELTDQDVTTIARMIDSEIRYHIPSWNFSETPLDINHQDSSCTSETRPETSPMKNDSIASPGSLALEILPSGRRYWSDSPRGVGGNSPSQHFTSILSNETGVNAEEGNLITNGDISANDCVDGTAERECDEIADSPSSEISITSGATSEKSSQKEISRSLKDSETEYINQITTKLENLLVKQREELDELKRKHKLAVSDLLMEIPPEMCQKVLNVCNLQMPDGEMAMLVLH; this is encoded by the exons ATGCCGCCGGATTCCTCCGAGCTAGACCTCGACGATCCTGACATCGAGTTTGTTGAGGTTGATCCCACGGGTCGCTATGGTCGG TACAAGGAAGTTTTAGGGAAAGGGGCTTTCAAGAAAGT ATATCGAgcgtttgatgagttggaaggGATTGAAGTGGCGTGGAATCAGGTTAAGGTGGCGGATCTGTTGCGTAACTCTGAAGATTTGGAGCGACTTTATTCAGAAGTTCATTTGCTCAAGACTTTGAAGCATaagaatataattaagttttacaATTCATGGGTTGACACCAAGAATGAGAACATCAACTTCATTACTGAAATTTTCACCTCTGGAACGTTGCGCCA ATACCGGAAGAAACATAAGCACGTTGATTTGAGAGCTGTGAAGAAATGGTCTAGGCAGATTTTGGAAGGCCTTTTATATCTTCACAGTCACAATCCACCGGTTATTCACCGAGACCTTAAGTGCGATAACATTTTTGTCAATGGGAATCAAGGGGAGGTGAAAATTGGTGATTTAGGATTGGCGGCTATCCTTCAACAGGCCAATTCAGCTCACAGTGTCATAG GTACCCCTGAGTTCATGGCCCCAGAACTTTATGAAGAGGAATACAATGAGCTTGTTGACATCTATGCTTTTGGCATGTGCTTGCTAGAGTTGGTAACTGTTGAGTACCCATATATTGAATGTACCAATGCTGCTCAAATATACAAGAAAGTGACATCT GGAATAAAGCCAGCGTCATTGGCAAAGGTGGCGGATCTTGAAGTTAAAGCATTTATTGAAAAGTGTATTGCTGATGTATCGGAACGGTTGTCTGCAAAAGACCTCCTGATGGATCCCTTCCTTCAGTcagataatgataatgatagtgTAGGTCAATCTTCAAGATCTCAAACCCATCATTCAG GAAATAGTTCTCATATAGCTGTTGAGCCAAGTAGGGAATTCACGGTGGAAGGTCAGAGGAGAGATAAtcatacaatatttttaaaattgcgAATTGCAGATTCCTCAG GTAATATTCGCAATATCCACTTTCCTTTTGATATTGAAGCAGACACATCAATCTCTGTTGCTGGTGAAATGGTTGAGGAGTTGGAACTCACTGATCAAGATGTTACAACTATTGCTAGGATGATTGATTCTGAAATTCGATATCACATTCCTAGTTGGAATTTCAGTGAAACTCCTCTTGACATTAACCATCAAGATTCAAGCTGTACCTCTGAAACTAGGCCAGAGACCTCTCCTATGAAAAATGATTCCATTGCTTCTCCTGGCAGTCTTGCATTAGAAATATTACCTTCAGGTCGTAGGTACTGGTCAGATTCACCAAGGGGAGTTGGAGGAAACTCTCCATCTCAACATTTTACTTCAATCTTGTCTAATGAAACAGGTGTGAATGCTGAGGAAGGCAACCTGATTACAAATGGTGATATTTCAGCTAATGATTGTGTTGATGGTACTGCTGAGCGGGAATGTGATGAGATTGCTGATTCCCCTTCCAGTGAGATAAGTATTACATCGGGAGCAACTAGTGAAAAATCTTCTCAGAAAGAAATATCTCGAAGTCTAAAAGATTCTGAAACGGAATACATCAATCAAATAACAACTAAATTGGAGAATTTGTTGGTTAAACAAAGAGAGGAGTTAGATGAACTAAAGAGGAAGCACAAATTAGCTGTCTCAGATCTTTTGATGGAAATTCCTCCAGAAATGTGCCAGAAGGTCCTAAACGTATGCAACCTGCAGATGCCTGACGGTGAAATGGCGATGCTTGTCCTTCATTAA